The genomic segment aaaatgcgtaaggctgtgttTGGTCACTCCTTGCCGGaaataaaaatttgcagttgCTTTACTTTGTTATCATGGGATCTGAGTGCATGccaacatacaattaaaaacATCAACAtagtttataaagaaaaaggttTATGCAGCACTGGATAAAAATCTAAGTAGATCACTTCTACTACAATCTACTGTCCAAGGtcctacttacctcatcataaaaagcaattacatttatttaacatatttataaagtcatGTTAATTACTGCTCGTAgtgccattctccagaacatactctttaatgtgatcccttaaagtgatattgagACTGAAAAAACTACttatcaaaatattaatctgcattaaaagttgtgtataggtcatgtttttcactgatagggctgcttttgtacgTAATTGTTAAATTAAGTTCCTAATGCTAATGGGCTATTGCTGCTCAAATTAGACAGTCCTCTCATAGAGGAACAAGGTGGATTACATAATATAAAAgtttcaggcaaatacttttatggcaaaattaaaagTATGCAAAGACAAAGTAATGATAGATGTAACAATGTAATTCAATTTCTGGTATTccggtgaaaataaaaaaaattgtgaggcTACAACCGTACTATGTTCTATAAATTCTCAGGGTGTGTTTCTTTAGGCCCCAGGTCCATGCTTACATTAATGAGTTAAGCCATGTGTATTGTACAAAATCATTTTTGTAACAGTTACACTGAACTTAATCTGAGCTTtattccacaaatctctaaaaacttgtggttttcccattttttaaaagctctaaaaatttgagatttattaaaggggtggttccaatttaagttaacttttggtatgttgtggaatggccaatgctaagcaacttttcaattggtcttctttttctgactcttttcgctgaccccatcaaaaacaaaTACCCTgaaaggccacaaatgtattgttattgctactttttctcatcttactattcaggctctcacctattcatatttcagtctcttaatcATAtcaaatggttgtcatttaaagtgatattaaACTTTTACTAAATAgcattattatacaatatattactTAAAGTATTaatctaaatatactgtatataaggctgCTATCTATAAATTTACTCTAAACAGCCCAGATAAATGTACCTTTGTCCCTGCTGCCAGTCTGCTCTGGTTCCAATGTTATCAGCAGCTTGTTTCCTTCCTGGAGCAGAGTGAAGCCCCGCCCCTAAGCTTACTGAGctctccttggggcaaattcactaagccgcgaagcgccgaacgctagcgttaattcgctagcgtttggcattttcgctactgcccaaattcactaacgaacgctggcgtagtttcgctagtgttacttcgcaaccttatgccaggcgaatcttcgctagcgacgaaactacgcaaattcactaacttgcgcagtgtactgaacgctaccttttacgctagacttccttcgccacctcagacctggcgaagcgcaatagagtagatagggattgtttaaaaaaaagtcaattttttttctaagtcccaaaaaacgctggcgtgttttctacatgatggctgataggctgaaaaagatcgaaatttttttggggctccccttcctcccccctacatttcctgactcatggcaacttacctagacagtgggcacatgtgtagggcaaaataaaatttttatttgctgatttgaaggttttctaggcatttgtagtgcagatagatacgtgttcctccattgaaatttgaatttcgtgccgtatgcaaattagccttcgctagcgcaacttcgctttatatagcgaatcaacgctagcgcaacttcacaaccttacgctacccctgtgcgcaacttcggattttagtgaatttgcggagccctggcgaaactacgcctggcgaagtgtggcgaagtgcggcgaagttgctcctggcgcaacttcgcatcttagtgaatttgcccccttatctCTCTGACTAGTCAGAGAGATCATTTGCGTGATgtgacacagtaggaaggaaggGCCAGTGTGTGCacgagcagctttttttttttctcctcatgtGCCACTCCCTGCTCGTTCTGGTTCATTCCAGATCATAGCAGCACTGGGAAGAAGAGCTGGGAGACTTTTCTGATACTGCTAATGCACTGTAGCTAATCGAACAGCCCTTTctgaatttataatacattttataatgctTAGGATTGTTATGCCTGATCTTCCCTCTGATTATTAATGTgtccctttgttttatttatggaTCTATTTCTGTGCAAAGCTATGTTATGTACAAATATACCAGGCATTATACCAGCCAAGTACTAGAGTGGGGTTATTAATATGaacaaaaatgtgttctttttaaaaaaatgtacaaaacagtTTTGACAgtgcagtgagttatagttcaacaccaTGGTTAAATTAAATAAGAAGTACATGGAATTGGTCAATAAATATACTGAATTTTATCAttcatttgatttgaattcacTGTATTTATAGATAGTTTTCACTTGCATCATAATTGATACAACTTTGGTGCTGTATTTTAACTCACTGCACTGTCAacttgcaaatttttttaaaattaagtttttaaaaaaaataagttgttaTAGGTGTCTGGGTATGTATACTTTCTATGGTGTTACACTATAACTCACTGCACTGTCAAAAaggttttgtacatttttttaaaataatacaattttattcatattaatatccatatgaatatatatggtatatttgtACATAACATAGCTTTGCACAGAAATAGTTAATCAAGCTCAGTAAACAgttgaacaaaaaataaactttattctttACATAACCAGAGGGAAGATCAGGCATAACAATTCTAAGCAttatgaaatgtattataaattcagAAAGGGCTGTTCATTTAGCTACAGTACATTAGCAGTATCAGAGAAGTCTTCCAGCTCTTCCTGTGCTGCTGTGATCTGGAATGAACcagaaccagtgtcggactggcccgacaATACCCGCTGGGCCCCGACCCTAGGTGGCCCCTGCCAGGCCTGTGTGATGCGCCACCTTGGCGAGTATGCCGAGTGGCACTTTGCctcaaagtaggtagcgggggccagaggggggccctggacagcagtaccggtgggccctgggccccctgTCCGACCCTGAAAAGAACGAGCAGGGAGTGGCacatgaggagaaaaaaaaaactgcttgtgCACACACTGGCCCACACTGGCCCGTCCTCCCTGCTATGTCACAGCATGCAAATGATCTCTCAGACTAGTCAGAGAGATAAGGAGAGCTCAGTAAAATAAGGGGCGGGCCTCACTCTGCACCAGGAAGAAGGGGAAACAAGCTGCTGATTACACAGGAACCAGAACAGACTGGCACAGGGACTAAGGTACATTTATCTGGGGGGCAGTTTAGAGTAAATTTATAGatagaaaattttttttacttattctttaaggaagttaaaaacatttaaaagttacAAGCCAGAGGGACAGACACTTCCTGAAATTTAAAATAGATGTTAAcccaatgtatatttgtatttccaACAAACATTAGGTCACAATTACCAAGGTGgtaaatgaatatatgtgtaaTCTTTAGAAAGACTTGTAtagcatatatattatttttacaataGTACCCTAGTGACAAAACTCAtccatcttgttttttttaatagcttgAAAATGAACAATGACACAGTAACAGAATTCATCCTTCTTGGCCTTTCAAATGATCCAGTAACCCAAATCTTTCTTTTTGTGGTTTTCACAACTGTTTATATTCTAATCTTGCTTGGAAACACTCTCATAATGTTTTTAACTATAACAGACAGATGTCTCCATACACcgatgtatttttttctttttaatctatcTTTACTGGACATTTTGTATTCTACATCAAGTCTTCCTCGCATGTTAAAGGATTTACTTTCATTGCATAAATCTATTTCATATGGAGAATGTGCAGCCCAAATGTTGTTTTCCCTTTCATTTGGGATAAGTGAATGCATTCTACTTGCAGTCATGGCTTATGATCGCTATATAGCTATATGCTACCCCTTACATTATACCAGTATTATCAAAAAGTCTTTTTGTATTAAGATAGTTATGAGTAtttatatctgtgtttttttgctaTCAATTTCTGATGTTGcacttacatttaatttaaatttctgtggacataacaaaataaaccattttttatgtGAAGTGCCAGAAATCCTTTCTTTAGGATGTGAAAATATATTAGTTCTTGAATTTGTGATATATTTAAGTGCCGTTGTGATATTATTGACACCAGTAACTTTCATTGTTATTTCTTATGTAAGAATTATCGTAACAATCCGAAATCTTGCTTCTGGTGCTGGAAAACAAAAGGTATTCTCTACCTGCAGCTCTCACATTATTGTGGTTACAATATTTTATGGCTCAGCTATAGCTGCATATATGAAACCAAAATCAAGTTCCATAACTGACAATGACAAAATGATTgcattattttacttgtttctAACACCATTGTTAAATCCCTTTATATATACGATCAGAAATAAAGATGTTAAAGAGTCTCTAAAAAAGTTAGCTAGATCCATGTGATATTTTATATATCCATTATAGATATTTATTACAATTCTATTCAAATGAATACTTAAATTTAAGAGTGCTAGGTGGTATAAATTCCATATGTCCCATTTTTACTATTGTCTGTTGTAATGGGAGCAGGCTGGTCGCATGGGTGGTCAAAGACTTTATTTCCAGTAATGGATATTAACTTAGTCATGAGGTATCCAatgagtatatttgtatttaaaatgttaaaaatttatAGATTTTTGTAGGCAATAAACGTGAAAGAAGTTGTTTAACAAATTAAGTATTTTTGTAAGTAACACATAAAGGTTATAGATGATTAATTAGAAGATTTTAATTAGttaatttatatttgcataaataaaggtttaaaaggtcttcctttttaattaaaaatattttaagaaaggcaacatacagtatatggatttCATATGTAAAGTGAAgcgtataataataatattgaaaatatacagtttaatatatagtataataatagtaataaacatTTCATGATTTCATATAAGCAGTGATAAGCTATTCAGTAGATTTGGgaaatttaaaggatgaaaaaattcaaacagaattttcaagttttttctatttaaatgaaCTAAAAACACTTGATATCAAATGTgcacttatttaagaaaaacccaAAAAGATGTGACTTAAAAACATAGAATAAAACTCAAAAGCAATGAAATCACATCCTTCCCTTCATTTTCATACATAATTTGGAGAGATTTCAAATCCGAGTATCCATCGCTTCAGCATGGAATAAGGTGTGTGTGGGGAGGGTAATGATTCTCCTTTTCTAATTAGGGGGTAGGGAAATTCCCCCTGTGAGTCAGAGGAAGACTATCAGGGAATTAATTATGTCTGGgtagaaaaatatgtatttatttttgacagTTTAGCCAGTGTCTATGCATCTACTGAATGACATCTAAATGGGGTTtttatatactaaggggcagagttattaaaggaacagttcagtgtaaaaataaaaactggttaaatagataggttgtgcaaaataaaaaatgtttctgatatagttagttagccaaaaatgtaatgtatacatgctggagtgactggatgtccaacagAACAGAACATGACTTTTAGGCTCTCTAAGTCTGAGTTAGTTAGCAATATGAAgtggggggcaacatgggacataactgttcagtgagtttgcaaatgatcctcagcattcagatcagattcaaaagcaaacatttatgatCCATGTGGtccacctcaagtcactgattggttgctgcctggtaactatggaaaccaagagcagcaaagcaggaagtagtattctggctattatgttagacatccagtcactccagcctttatacattacacttttggctaactaactatattagaaacattttttattttgcaatgcctatctatttacccaggttttatttttatactgaacaattcctttaaggctcaaatagtaaatttgaattagaatttttgaaaaaatgtttggtgTCATAATTCACactttcaaattttaatcccccaattcgaatgtaaatttaaatgtgagacgtatcacacctcgaccatggaaacagttctaattgtaataatcgccacctaaaacctgccaagttcatttacaagtcaatggcagaggtccgttgaaccatttgaatatgttaattgccttcctgtcatttgagtttttttgagggAAAATGCATCTGTAAATTCTAGAAAGAAGCAGACGAGGACAGCAAGGTTTATGGTTAACtaataatcataaatataaaaaattgagcttaatgtttaaaaataaccATAACTATTTGAATGCAAACATTTTATGGACTGGCCAGCCCTTAAGATGTATTTATGGGgactattttatttgtttaattatattttatcatgTAACTGGTGGGTTGGGATGTACAATAAACATAGATTATGACCTTCTTTAAATGTTTGGGCAAAATGGGGAAGTTAATACCATCTGTGATGCTTATGTAGTTAGCATGTGTATAACGGGAGTTTGCAAAAATCTTGTGGCTTTTACGTACTGGCTCTAGGTTCTCATTACTAGACTCCTATGTAGTATCATTTATTCTGtcacatttagggacagatttatcaagggtcgaatttcgaagtgataaatactttgaaatttaacctttgaattgaaatacttcgaatatcgaagtcgaagtatttttcaccgaatttggccatcgtacattcgaagtaaaatcttttgatcgaacgattaaatcattcgaacgattttagcgatcaatcaaagcatttttattcgatgtgtaaagacttagaaaaatgttgtagaaggtccccataggctaagtattgaagtcaaagttttttttagagacagtactttgattatcgaatggtcgaatattaaaatgattttactttgaatcgaattcgaagccAAAGTGAAaatcatagtagcctattcgatggtcgaagtatccaaaaaattacttcgaaattcaaagttttttaacttcaaaaattcactcaaaccttagttaatctgccctTAAGTGAAGAAATATCACTGTTTTAATTCTAAATAACAAATTGTGTCTTTTTCCATGACtggagaaaattatttttaaattcacatGTTCcactcaaattcatttttttccataactAAATGCAAGTTCTTTTGattcatgttttttcataaatatattagtgactggagataaaaaaaatgaaataaattcatacaggtatggaatcctttgTCTGGaaccattatccaaaaaggtcaggaagaccatcttccatatggcccattataagcaaataattctaatttttataaatgatttccttgtttgcTTTAATAACAAATTAGTGTCTTGAATTTGATGGTTACTAAGCTGCATGATCCATATTGGTGGTCAAACAATAatctagggtttatttaatgtttatattgtaGAAAGATCCCTCATCTACAAAACCCCAGTTTCCAAACATTCCAGATCAGTGTTTTCAAACTGGCAGTCCATGGGCCACCCTCCCTTGTTCACCCTCCACATGAAATTCTGCCTGCTGGGTCTGCTTACCCTGTGTAAGCTTtgaaaggtatcagtactgagattaacttgcccctttttaaacttttaagtgccagcagaatttcacatttttgtttCACGAAATGCcagacattttttaaacattttgtgctctctcactttagggcattttctgaggggagagctttaatttattattttcaggagaacctgagctttctaaatctgctgtCATTTATTTCCACCTCTGCTAAGATTTATATgtcctatttttcataatatatgaatttataccagaaaaatgtttaattttacgcatgaaaatccaactgttttggaaagcctcatgtctctcaaaCATGCCAATaacagatatgtatagttttagggagatttaggacttctgtatagcaaaaactcccggcagtatattaccaaattttgaaagcactaaggcagaaaacagcatactttagattccaaggccagaAAATCTTGAAacaataggtttaccccagaaaaccatatatttttgaaaagtacacattcggttgattccaaaatgggtaactatgtctctctacccctaactaccaaacatcaaagcttgtctgaacagaacagtttttataaaaatgtattaaaattctgaaaaatcacttcaaaggttttattgctgctccacatatcccgcactatattaggtaccaagaaaaagcaccctaaatatgattaccAGGGGtcgactgaacagtttgatgtccattgtgcataggtttatcaaagtatcaggcatttagagaccccaatatgaagttagtgtatccaaattgtccaggactttacttcagctactgaaaaatcaacacatttactccagaaatatatatataccccccaaaaccatacatttttggaaagtacacatgctaCCAAACCTAAAAGGCGTACTCATACCTTTCTGCTCTAAACaactgagttgcaaggctttcccaaaattgctgGTTTTGGTGAAACATCTGAATATTGCCTCAAAGcatcaactttccagcattgtatcgtccatgtatcattaccagcataaagcatcctaaatatgaacgccaggagtctactaaacagtttgatgccaaataggcatagatttaccaaactatgtggcatacagagatccCTAAATccaatagtgcatatgaattctcaTGTATGACACTCTGggtactacaatataagcacccagtatgtgtattatgtgccatgagaccctcTAACTATATGGAGAATCTAGAAAACCATAAAGAAAAACTAGAAAACCATAAAGTTCACATTCCGAttaatctaaaatgggtaaatatgtctttctactgcaaactacaaaactgcaaagctacgctaaacaTAACGattttatgaaatttctaaaaatcgttacaaagcttgcattttaccccattatataccccatgttttgtaatgtaccagcaaaaggcatcctaaatatgaacgccaggggtcttcTAAACTGTTTTATGtgcaatatgcatagatttacaaaactatgtggcatacaaaGACCCCtaaatccaaatagtgcatatgaattctcaTGTATGACACTGACTACTATAGTATGAGCACCCAGTATGTGTACTATGTGCCacgagaccccctaacagtatggagacccttgAAAACCATATGtcttctgaaagtacacattctgacaaatctaaaatgggtaaatatgtctttttttctgcatactaccaaactgcaaagctatgatAAACAAAGTTTTTTacgaaatttctgaaaattgccacaAAGCTTTCA from the Xenopus laevis strain J_2021 chromosome 9_10L, Xenopus_laevis_v10.1, whole genome shotgun sequence genome contains:
- the LOC108701871 gene encoding olfactory receptor 1019, translated to MNNDTVTEFILLGLSNDPVTQIFLFVVFTTVYILILLGNTLIMFLTITDRCLHTPMYFFLFNLSLLDILYSTSSLPRMLKDLLSLHKSISYGECAAQMLFSLSFGISECILLAVMAYDRYIAICYPLHYTSIIKKSFCIKIVMSIYICVFLLSISDVALTFNLNFCGHNKINHFLCEVPEILSLGCENILVLEFVIYLSAVVILLTPVTFIVISYVRIIVTIRNLASGAGKQKVFSTCSSHIIVVTIFYGSAIAAYMKPKSSSITDNDKMIALFYLFLTPLLNPFIYTIRNKDVKESLKKLARSM